One genomic window of Haloarchaeobius salinus includes the following:
- a CDS encoding DUF7109 family protein gives MRLSEDELAGVVDTFGGLTRAELEQAVEEVAFRAGADVDAETVDGWVTDAVDAYHLVAYDDGERTLYVAGPRSFPEEPPHGEDLPHIMDVEPRSVDRADLGAQVHDRLADEATAALAGGNEERAHELLDVTYDLEAWAPVDCTDVRSRLDARL, from the coding sequence ATGCGCCTGAGTGAGGACGAACTCGCCGGCGTCGTGGACACCTTCGGCGGCCTGACCCGCGCGGAACTCGAGCAGGCCGTCGAGGAGGTCGCCTTTCGCGCCGGTGCGGACGTCGACGCCGAGACGGTCGACGGGTGGGTGACCGACGCCGTCGACGCCTACCACCTCGTCGCCTACGACGATGGCGAGCGCACGCTGTACGTCGCCGGCCCGCGGTCGTTCCCCGAGGAGCCACCCCACGGTGAGGACCTCCCGCACATCATGGACGTCGAACCCCGGAGCGTCGACCGCGCCGACCTCGGTGCCCAGGTCCACGACCGGCTGGCCGACGAGGCCACGGCGGCACTCGCCGGCGGGAACGAGGAGCGCGCCCACGAACTGCTCGACGTGACCTACGACCTCGAGGCGTGGGCCCCCGTCGACTGCACCGACGTGCGGAGCCGGCTCGACGCCCGCCTCTGA
- a CDS encoding DUF7388 family protein, with translation MLTSGATVARTGLDGIALKPAEVDVADAVHLDADLLVVDYEGREHLPDAYVLRELADETAVRVTTPVRADGFDPLGDDSLAHELPDGVGRVLVAGHGAYLTEREAGRAIAPRLGAARQVASDAWVGTEGVERVALAAGGTQFDLLSRSTDRDLQSLRAAGYEGEIAVYAPTVLASDDDAILDAVGDFVGRRGSVARALPDGAATDASATGRAREVLLKASRDFALVGDAGTVRDRVAELHDLGADHVVGYPARGLDEFLG, from the coding sequence ATGTTGACCAGCGGCGCGACCGTCGCCCGTACGGGGCTCGACGGCATCGCTCTCAAGCCCGCCGAGGTCGACGTCGCCGACGCGGTCCACCTCGACGCCGACCTGCTCGTGGTCGACTACGAGGGTCGCGAACACCTGCCGGACGCGTACGTCCTGCGCGAACTCGCCGACGAGACCGCGGTCCGGGTGACGACGCCCGTGCGCGCAGACGGGTTCGACCCCCTCGGCGACGACTCGCTGGCGCACGAGCTGCCCGACGGCGTCGGGCGCGTGCTGGTCGCCGGCCACGGCGCGTACCTGACCGAGCGCGAGGCCGGCCGCGCCATCGCACCCCGGCTCGGGGCCGCCCGGCAGGTCGCGAGCGACGCCTGGGTCGGCACGGAGGGGGTCGAGCGCGTCGCCCTCGCCGCGGGCGGCACGCAGTTCGACCTGCTCTCGCGGTCGACCGACCGCGACCTGCAGTCGTTGCGTGCGGCGGGCTACGAGGGCGAGATCGCCGTCTACGCGCCCACCGTACTCGCGTCCGACGACGACGCGATCCTCGACGCCGTCGGCGACTTCGTCGGCCGGCGGGGGAGCGTCGCCCGCGCCCTCCCCGACGGTGCCGCGACGGACGCCTCGGCGACCGGCCGGGCCCGCGAGGTGCTGCTGAAGGCGAGCCGCGACTTCGCGCTCGTCGGCGACGCCGGGACGGTGCGCGACCGGGTCGCCGAACTCCACGACCTCGGCGCGGACCACGTCGTCGGCTACCCGGCCCGTGGGCTGGACGAGTTCCTCGGCTGA
- a CDS encoding aldo/keto reductase, with amino-acid sequence MVTSNASWAYRDEFHDAFARTFYRRFGDGLVSSIGVGTYLGDPTDEVDERYYDAIREALATGANVVDTAINYRCQRSERVVGRALADADVDRDAVLVSTKGGFVPFDGSRPDSPGAYIQSEYVDTGIVDPDELVRGSHCMAPDYLDDQLDRSLANLDLDTIDLYYVHNPETQLAEHDRETVYDRLEVAFERLEERAATDDIDHYGVATWECFRVPQDHESYLSLAEVVGRARAAAESAGNAATHFRAIQLPFNVHMADAFTVEAQPSADGPVSTLRLAHEADLDVFTSASILQGDLADGLPEDVDARVAGETAVQRAINFARSAPGVTCSLVGASRTEHVAENVDAGRFEPLGADAFDATFE; translated from the coding sequence ATGGTCACCAGCAATGCCTCGTGGGCGTACCGGGACGAGTTCCACGACGCGTTCGCGCGGACGTTCTACCGGCGGTTCGGCGACGGTCTGGTCTCGAGCATCGGCGTCGGGACGTACCTCGGCGACCCGACGGACGAGGTGGACGAGCGGTACTACGACGCCATCCGGGAGGCGCTGGCGACGGGCGCGAACGTCGTCGACACCGCCATCAACTACCGGTGTCAGCGCTCGGAGCGTGTCGTGGGACGAGCCCTCGCCGACGCCGACGTGGATCGCGACGCCGTCCTGGTCTCGACGAAGGGCGGGTTCGTGCCGTTCGACGGCTCGCGACCCGACAGCCCCGGCGCGTACATCCAGTCCGAGTACGTCGACACGGGCATCGTCGACCCGGACGAGCTCGTTCGGGGGAGCCACTGCATGGCACCCGACTACCTCGACGACCAGCTGGACCGGTCGCTGGCGAACCTGGACCTCGACACCATCGACCTCTACTACGTCCACAACCCGGAGACCCAGCTGGCCGAGCACGACCGCGAGACGGTGTACGACCGACTGGAGGTGGCGTTCGAGCGGCTGGAGGAGCGGGCGGCGACGGACGACATCGACCACTACGGCGTGGCGACGTGGGAGTGCTTCCGGGTGCCACAGGACCACGAGTCGTACCTCTCGCTGGCGGAGGTCGTCGGCCGTGCGCGGGCGGCGGCGGAGTCGGCGGGCAACGCGGCGACGCACTTCCGGGCGATCCAGCTCCCGTTCAACGTCCACATGGCCGATGCGTTCACGGTGGAGGCACAGCCGTCGGCGGACGGGCCGGTGAGCACGCTCCGGCTCGCCCACGAGGCCGACCTCGACGTGTTCACGAGTGCCTCCATCCTGCAGGGCGACCTCGCCGACGGGCTGCCCGAGGACGTCGACGCACGCGTCGCTGGCGAGACGGCGGTACAGCGCGCGATAAACTTCGCTCGGTCGGCACCGGGGGTGACCTGCTCGCTGGTCGGCGCGAGTCGGACCGAGCACGTCGCCGAGAACGTCGACGCGGGACGGTTCGAGCCGCTGGGTGCGGACGCCTTCGACGCGACCTTCGAGTGA
- a CDS encoding MFS transporter, whose translation MVFLVNFARVVFAPLLDPFRLQFGIGTEGAVGLIATLAWVGSALPRIPTGYVLTRVPRHRVVGWTGLVLTVSAAFTAAATSLTMVYVGALCMGLASGAYFIAANPLVSELFPRRVGRAIGVHGMSSQLAAVAAPSFVGLVLVRDTWWVPMLGSTEAWRVVFVAIAAVTAVTTAVFYVVARRTTMPVAGTEDRDLLSALRRQWKIILTGLAILGATGFVWNGVFNFYVRYMTVSKGLTAGQGRTLLTLVFLAGVPAFLFTGDLADRIPHVPLLLALLGGFVASLLGLTLVGGFLPLVGVTLVLGYIVHSTFPAMDTFMLDSLPDENRASAYALYSGSMMLVQATGSVAVGLLVDAGVEYDAAFQGFAAVLVLVLAGLVGLYLLDRLPSGAET comes from the coding sequence ATGGTGTTCCTCGTGAACTTCGCGCGGGTCGTCTTCGCGCCGTTGCTGGACCCGTTCCGGCTCCAGTTCGGTATCGGAACCGAGGGCGCGGTCGGACTCATCGCGACGCTGGCGTGGGTCGGCAGCGCGCTCCCGCGCATCCCGACGGGCTACGTGCTGACCCGCGTCCCTCGCCACCGCGTCGTCGGGTGGACCGGACTCGTCCTGACCGTCTCGGCGGCGTTCACCGCCGCGGCGACCTCGCTGACGATGGTGTACGTCGGCGCGCTCTGCATGGGCCTCGCCAGCGGCGCGTACTTCATCGCGGCGAACCCGCTCGTCAGCGAGCTGTTCCCCCGGCGGGTCGGCCGCGCCATCGGCGTCCACGGGATGTCGAGCCAGCTCGCGGCGGTCGCCGCGCCGTCGTTCGTCGGGCTGGTGCTCGTCCGGGATACCTGGTGGGTGCCGATGCTCGGCAGCACGGAGGCGTGGCGGGTCGTCTTCGTCGCCATCGCGGCGGTGACCGCGGTCACGACGGCCGTCTTCTACGTCGTCGCGCGCCGGACGACGATGCCGGTGGCGGGCACGGAGGACCGCGACCTGCTCTCGGCGCTCCGGCGGCAGTGGAAGATCATCCTCACCGGGCTGGCCATCCTCGGCGCGACCGGGTTCGTCTGGAACGGCGTGTTCAACTTCTACGTGCGCTACATGACCGTCTCGAAGGGCCTGACTGCGGGTCAGGGCCGCACGCTGCTGACGCTCGTCTTCCTCGCGGGCGTGCCGGCGTTCCTGTTCACCGGCGACCTCGCGGACCGGATCCCCCACGTGCCGCTGCTGCTCGCGCTGCTCGGGGGCTTCGTCGCCTCGCTGCTCGGACTCACGCTCGTCGGCGGGTTCCTCCCGCTCGTCGGGGTGACGCTCGTGCTCGGCTACATCGTCCACAGCACGTTCCCCGCGATGGACACGTTCATGCTCGATTCGCTGCCCGACGAGAACCGGGCGTCGGCGTACGCGCTCTACTCCGGCTCGATGATGCTCGTGCAGGCGACCGGCAGCGTCGCGGTCGGGCTGCTCGTCGACGCCGGCGTGGAGTACGACGCCGCGTTCCAGGGGTTCGCGGCGGTGCTCGTGCTGGTGCTGGCCGGACTCGTCGGCCTGTACCTGCTCGACCGGCTCCCGTCGGGTGCGGAGACCTGA
- a CDS encoding DUF5791 family protein: MFHEHRTDVSGQSPPELESEYAADLAAIVEAHGVDAVVKETGLDRQLVETVANEELPEELTLEQAAAIQALADGVADADTVHEMACEHLLLGMTTGVLDIDAVTAELPLNLEATEVQQKIERRAPMTFREFVYIQHVIATHQP; the protein is encoded by the coding sequence ATGTTCCACGAACACCGGACCGACGTGTCGGGGCAGTCCCCGCCCGAGCTGGAATCGGAGTACGCCGCAGACCTCGCCGCCATCGTCGAGGCCCACGGCGTGGACGCAGTCGTCAAGGAGACCGGGCTCGACCGGCAGCTCGTCGAGACCGTCGCGAACGAGGAGCTCCCCGAGGAGCTGACCCTGGAGCAGGCCGCAGCGATCCAGGCGCTGGCCGACGGTGTCGCCGACGCCGACACGGTCCACGAGATGGCCTGCGAGCATCTCCTGCTCGGGATGACCACGGGCGTGCTCGACATCGACGCGGTGACGGCCGAGCTGCCGCTGAACCTGGAGGCGACGGAGGTTCAGCAGAAGATCGAGCGCCGCGCCCCGATGACGTTCCGGGAGTTCGTCTACATCCAGCACGTCATCGCGACGCACCAGCCGTAG
- a CDS encoding RDD family protein encodes MEIAAKADDAIPNRVMAFGVDWVILSLLSAVIWFLFWMVRAVLAIGGAASDGSVGTGLGVLAILLALVQWALIGVALLAYFTLLQTRSGQTLGMNLLDVKVVAADGSPVTRKQALVRNAVLIAPLPLMAVVSVFVPVIGFPLAFAMMVGWLLVELGAMFVLGDGQRIGDRLADTFVVEEADLVTEEVTGTPNEATQPGDA; translated from the coding sequence ATGGAAATAGCAGCGAAGGCGGACGACGCGATCCCGAACCGAGTCATGGCGTTCGGCGTCGACTGGGTGATACTGTCGCTCCTCTCGGCGGTGATCTGGTTCCTCTTCTGGATGGTCCGGGCGGTCCTGGCCATCGGTGGTGCCGCGTCGGACGGCTCCGTGGGCACCGGCCTCGGTGTCCTCGCCATCCTCCTCGCGCTCGTACAGTGGGCGCTCATCGGCGTGGCGCTGCTGGCGTACTTCACACTCCTGCAGACGCGTTCCGGTCAGACACTCGGGATGAACCTCCTCGACGTGAAAGTCGTCGCCGCCGACGGCTCGCCCGTCACGAGAAAGCAGGCACTCGTCCGGAACGCGGTGCTGATCGCGCCCCTCCCGCTCATGGCAGTCGTCAGTGTCTTCGTCCCCGTCATCGGGTTCCCCCTCGCGTTCGCGATGATGGTCGGCTGGCTCCTCGTCGAACTCGGTGCGATGTTCGTCCTCGGAGACGGCCAGCGCATCGGGGACAGGTTGGCGGACACGTTCGTCGTCGAGGAGGCTGACCTCGTGACCGAGGAAGTGACGGGGACGCCGAACGAGGCGACCCAGCCGGGCGACGCCTGA
- a CDS encoding NUDIX hydrolase, whose translation MDLRRVAEFTPRSVDDEPRDAGVLIPVVERDGRLFLIFTKRSEDLGKHAGQMSFPGGGYEPGDADIEETALREAYEEIGLLPGEVELVGRLDDIRTITEYAVTPFVGRVPDREYHPDEREVAEVAMLAVDALIDHENYRYERRDHPYYGDIVIHYFTVDGFTVWGATARILVQLLELTTDWRAPERIDRRV comes from the coding sequence ATGGACCTGCGTCGTGTCGCCGAGTTCACGCCCCGTTCCGTCGACGACGAGCCGCGGGACGCCGGCGTGCTCATCCCGGTCGTCGAGCGCGACGGCCGACTGTTCCTCATCTTCACGAAGCGCTCGGAGGACCTCGGCAAGCACGCCGGGCAGATGAGCTTCCCCGGCGGCGGCTACGAGCCCGGCGACGCCGACATCGAGGAGACCGCGCTCCGCGAGGCGTACGAGGAGATCGGGCTGCTCCCCGGGGAAGTCGAGCTCGTCGGCCGGCTCGACGACATCCGTACCATCACGGAGTACGCCGTCACGCCCTTCGTCGGACGCGTCCCCGACCGCGAGTACCACCCCGACGAGCGCGAGGTCGCGGAGGTCGCCATGCTCGCCGTCGACGCGCTGATCGACCACGAGAACTACCGGTACGAGCGCCGCGACCACCCGTACTACGGCGACATCGTCATCCACTACTTCACCGTCGACGGCTTCACCGTCTGGGGCGCGACCGCCCGTATCCTCGTCCAGCTGCTCGAGCTGACGACGGACTGGCGCGCGCCCGAACGCATCGACCGGCGGGTGTGA
- a CDS encoding DHH family phosphoesterase — protein MGFAVTPAAIRAANAVDAATNDPMMAAGVLLAVVLGAGAGLVGVQRLRRSPGERFVRAVGGVDEVSVLLHPNPDPDAMAAGMAAADLCEHAGADATLQYPGEIRHQENRAFRTVLDLDLEQIETAGDLASDTVVLVDHNTARGFQGAQSVEPYAVVDHHPGNGTGTDHTDIRTDYGACATIFAEYYEELDASHGNGDEGLALESKTATGLVYGILSDTSDLTKGCSAAEFDASAYLYPAVNEDLLDRIANPQVPDEVLKTKAKAIVEKDVDGPFAVCDLGAIPNVDAIPQAADELMHLEGVSAVVVFGEQDGTVHMSGRSRDDRIHMGEALRSVVADIPMADAGGHARMGGGQLSKEHMEGLGPSDGVSRDDFKQRLFDALAGARG, from the coding sequence ATGGGGTTCGCTGTCACCCCGGCCGCCATTCGCGCCGCCAACGCCGTCGACGCAGCCACCAACGATCCGATGATGGCTGCCGGTGTGTTGCTCGCGGTGGTCCTGGGGGCCGGAGCGGGGCTGGTCGGCGTCCAGCGGCTTCGTCGGTCACCCGGCGAACGGTTCGTCCGCGCCGTCGGGGGTGTCGACGAGGTGTCGGTACTGCTGCATCCGAACCCGGACCCGGACGCGATGGCCGCCGGGATGGCGGCCGCCGACCTCTGTGAACACGCGGGGGCCGACGCCACCCTCCAGTACCCGGGCGAGATACGCCACCAGGAGAACCGGGCGTTCCGGACCGTCCTCGACCTCGACCTCGAACAGATCGAGACCGCCGGGGACCTCGCGTCGGACACGGTCGTCCTCGTGGACCACAACACCGCCCGCGGGTTCCAGGGTGCCCAGAGCGTCGAGCCGTACGCGGTCGTGGACCACCACCCCGGCAACGGAACCGGCACCGACCACACCGACATCCGGACCGACTACGGCGCGTGTGCGACCATCTTCGCGGAGTACTACGAGGAGCTCGACGCCAGCCACGGCAACGGCGACGAGGGCCTCGCACTCGAGTCCAAGACCGCCACCGGGCTCGTCTACGGCATCCTCTCCGACACGAGCGACCTGACGAAGGGCTGTTCGGCGGCCGAGTTCGACGCCAGCGCGTACCTCTACCCGGCCGTCAACGAGGACCTGCTCGACCGCATCGCCAACCCGCAGGTCCCCGACGAGGTGCTCAAGACGAAGGCGAAGGCCATCGTCGAGAAGGACGTCGACGGCCCCTTCGCCGTCTGCGACCTCGGGGCCATCCCGAACGTCGACGCCATCCCGCAGGCCGCCGACGAGCTGATGCACCTCGAAGGCGTCAGCGCCGTCGTCGTCTTCGGCGAGCAGGACGGCACCGTCCACATGTCCGGCCGGTCGCGCGACGACCGCATCCACATGGGCGAGGCCCTGCGCTCCGTCGTCGCCGACATCCCGATGGCCGACGCCGGCGGCCACGCCCGCATGGGTGGCGGCCAGCTCTCGAAGGAGCACATGGAGGGGCTCGGCCCCTCCGACGGCGTCTCGCGCGACGACTTCAAGCAGCGGCTGTTCGACGCGCTGGCAGGTGCGAGGGGATAG
- a CDS encoding HVO_0758 family zinc finger protein, which produces MKSVRKALRDGTLEKDTYERLNCAECGKTLKTKNDPDEIGTVRVCPDCGGEWKEI; this is translated from the coding sequence ATGAAATCGGTCAGGAAGGCGCTCAGGGACGGCACGCTGGAGAAGGACACGTACGAGCGACTGAACTGCGCCGAGTGCGGGAAGACGCTCAAGACGAAGAACGACCCCGACGAGATCGGTACCGTCCGGGTCTGTCCCGACTGCGGTGGTGAGTGGAAGGAGATCTAG
- a CDS encoding SDR family oxidoreductase gives MRVAILGCGYVGIELGRQLTEVGHDAVGVRRSTDGLAAIEAAGFEAVEADITDGESLAAVPDADAIVFAASTGGRGADAAREIYIDGLRTVLDHFAARESPPDRLVYTSSTGVHGDHDGDWVDESTPLDPTTPKTEVLVEAEELALAAGETHGIDGTVARFAGLYGPDRYRLERYLSGPVTEGYLNMVHRDDAAGAVRFLLEEDLARGAVVQVVDDEPVSKWEFADWLAEQCRVPEPPKQTKAERLADPDLSEAAKRRIRTSKRCSNDRLRELGYEPRYPTFRAGYRAAVDGYRA, from the coding sequence ATGCGCGTCGCGATCCTCGGCTGTGGCTACGTCGGCATCGAACTGGGACGACAGTTGACCGAGGTGGGGCACGACGCCGTCGGCGTCCGGCGCTCGACCGACGGGCTGGCGGCCATCGAGGCGGCCGGCTTCGAGGCCGTCGAGGCGGACATCACCGACGGCGAGAGCCTCGCGGCCGTCCCCGACGCGGACGCCATCGTCTTCGCCGCCAGCACCGGCGGGCGCGGTGCCGACGCCGCGCGCGAGATCTACATCGACGGGCTGCGGACCGTGCTCGACCACTTCGCCGCGCGGGAGTCGCCACCGGACCGGCTCGTCTACACCTCCAGTACGGGCGTCCACGGCGACCACGACGGCGACTGGGTCGACGAGTCGACACCGCTCGACCCGACGACGCCGAAGACCGAGGTGCTGGTCGAGGCCGAGGAGCTGGCGCTGGCGGCAGGCGAGACCCACGGCATCGACGGGACCGTCGCTCGGTTCGCTGGACTGTACGGTCCCGACCGCTACCGTCTGGAGCGGTACCTCTCCGGACCGGTCACGGAGGGCTACCTGAACATGGTCCACCGGGACGACGCCGCCGGTGCGGTCCGGTTCCTGCTGGAGGAGGACCTCGCACGCGGTGCCGTCGTGCAGGTCGTCGACGACGAGCCCGTCTCGAAGTGGGAGTTCGCGGACTGGTTGGCCGAGCAGTGCAGGGTGCCGGAGCCGCCGAAGCAGACCAAGGCGGAGCGACTGGCCGACCCCGACCTCTCCGAGGCGGCCAAGCGACGCATCCGCACGTCGAAACGCTGTTCGAACGACCGCCTCCGCGAGCTGGGATACGAGCCCCGATATCCGACGTTCCGGGCCGGCTATCGTGCCGCTGTCGACGGGTATCGCGCGTAG
- a CDS encoding creatininase family protein has translation MRLAHQTTASLADAAEVAVLPVGSVEQHGPALPLGTDFLAAEATAAAVADRDDTLVLPTLPVGVSEHHRQFDGTLWTHPGTFEDYVADTLASVASHGVRKAVVVNGHGGNTDAITRAARRLRREEVAFAAPWAWWSNLDGLDEALFGEAGIGHADELETSMVAHVAPDLVHEERLEEAEAGAADSWGKSVHGATVGFDTADFSDSGAVGRPTRGSAEAGERLFEQATDELDALVDWLAEQPFEALLPEAHR, from the coding sequence ATGCGACTCGCACACCAGACGACGGCGAGCCTTGCCGACGCGGCCGAGGTCGCTGTCCTCCCCGTGGGAAGCGTCGAACAGCACGGCCCGGCCCTGCCGCTCGGCACGGACTTCCTGGCCGCCGAGGCGACCGCCGCCGCCGTCGCCGACCGCGACGACACGCTCGTCCTCCCCACGCTGCCGGTCGGCGTCAGCGAGCACCACCGCCAGTTCGACGGCACGCTCTGGACGCACCCCGGGACGTTCGAGGACTACGTGGCGGACACGCTCGCGAGCGTCGCCAGCCACGGCGTCCGCAAGGCCGTCGTCGTCAACGGCCACGGCGGGAACACCGACGCCATCACCCGCGCGGCCCGCCGCCTGCGTCGGGAGGAGGTCGCCTTCGCCGCACCGTGGGCCTGGTGGTCGAACCTCGACGGACTCGACGAGGCGCTGTTCGGCGAGGCGGGCATCGGCCACGCGGACGAGCTCGAGACGAGCATGGTCGCCCACGTCGCGCCCGACCTCGTTCACGAGGAACGGCTGGAGGAGGCCGAGGCGGGCGCGGCCGACTCGTGGGGGAAGTCCGTCCACGGCGCGACCGTCGGCTTCGACACCGCCGACTTCTCCGACTCCGGCGCGGTCGGACGGCCGACCCGTGGCTCGGCGGAGGCGGGTGAACGGTTGTTCGAGCAGGCCACGGACGAGCTCGACGCGCTCGTCGACTGGCTCGCCGAGCAGCCCTTCGAGGCGCTGCTGCCGGAGGCCCACCGATGA
- a CDS encoding DUF7284 family protein: MLPDSAGGRAVSTVLDVAVCLLFVTAAVGVLATVDRPTPDDSDTADRAASLLGTTTTTVHYAATGPDGGSGGRAAVACRVDGGSRPDDCRTAHGTVADLLAHAAVADVTAAAEGSGFERGVRNATHQRLAGIRSSWQVVVTWRAYPDAPLAGRLVVGDGPPPGVDVHTATLQVPVAGNGATEATGADEPRTVDAVARQAASTMITRLFPPEPTRLALVGEASADQRTASHYRRTAAALGVGLDGAVADGSVRRANSILTDALATRYARDLETRTDDPTAAAALVSVETATVTVRTWSA; the protein is encoded by the coding sequence CAGCACCGTGCTCGACGTGGCGGTCTGCCTGCTCTTCGTCACCGCCGCCGTCGGAGTCCTCGCGACGGTCGACCGGCCCACCCCGGACGACTCGGACACCGCGGACCGCGCGGCCTCGCTGCTGGGCACGACGACCACGACGGTGCACTACGCCGCGACGGGACCGGACGGGGGAAGCGGCGGTCGAGCGGCGGTCGCCTGCCGAGTCGACGGCGGCTCCCGCCCCGACGACTGCCGGACCGCCCACGGCACTGTCGCCGACCTCCTCGCCCATGCCGCGGTCGCCGACGTGACTGCCGCCGCCGAGGGCTCCGGGTTCGAGCGCGGCGTCAGGAACGCGACACATCAGCGACTCGCCGGCATCCGGTCTTCGTGGCAGGTCGTCGTCACGTGGCGGGCGTATCCGGACGCGCCGCTCGCGGGCCGCCTGGTCGTCGGTGACGGCCCACCGCCTGGCGTCGACGTCCACACCGCGACGCTCCAGGTACCCGTGGCCGGAAACGGGGCGACTGAGGCAACCGGTGCCGACGAACCACGGACGGTCGACGCCGTCGCACGACAGGCCGCGAGCACGATGATCACCCGCCTGTTCCCGCCCGAACCGACGCGGCTGGCGCTCGTCGGGGAGGCATCGGCCGACCAGCGAACGGCCAGCCACTACCGCCGAACCGCGGCCGCACTCGGCGTCGGGCTCGACGGTGCCGTCGCGGACGGGTCGGTCAGACGGGCAAACAGTATCCTCACCGACGCGCTCGCCACACGGTACGCCCGCGACCTCGAGACGAGAACCGACGACCCGACCGCCGCCGCGGCGCTGGTCTCGGTCGAGACCGCGACGGTCACCGTCAGGACGTGGTCGGCGTGA
- a CDS encoding glycosyl transferase family 2 gives MEYVQERVATLHDLTDPTPDAPTDRAAVVVPMTEREYAGLAAERVLTTLAAVDPAAVVVPLRAPAERVPDFHAWLDSFDLDVELLWCSADRVTELLAEHGLDNGFGKGRDVWLALGVAAEAADYVVVHDADAKTYSERHVPRLLAPVAGEFEFSKGYYARVENNQLYGRLFRLFFTPLVRALDDEHDHPFLDYLDAFRYALAGEFAMTADLARTVRAQRAFGLEVGMLSDAYEYAGFAGTAQVDLGRHEHDHRSVSGPTGLSDMADQVGQALFNALGDHGLDPDFGTLPDRYRTAADTLVRQYAADARFNGLDYDVAGEREQVDAYAGSVRPPRTDTRLPAWDDVAFSPGDVAAAARAASDELVE, from the coding sequence ATGGAGTACGTCCAGGAGCGGGTCGCCACGCTGCACGACCTCACCGACCCGACGCCGGACGCGCCGACCGACCGCGCGGCCGTCGTCGTCCCGATGACCGAACGGGAGTACGCCGGCCTCGCCGCGGAGCGGGTGCTGACGACGCTCGCCGCGGTCGACCCCGCCGCGGTCGTCGTGCCGCTGCGCGCCCCGGCCGAGCGCGTGCCGGACTTCCACGCGTGGCTCGACTCGTTCGACCTCGACGTGGAGCTGCTGTGGTGCTCGGCCGACCGCGTCACCGAGCTGCTGGCCGAACACGGCCTCGACAACGGCTTCGGGAAGGGCCGGGACGTGTGGCTCGCGCTGGGGGTGGCGGCGGAGGCGGCCGACTACGTCGTCGTCCACGACGCGGACGCGAAGACCTACTCCGAGCGCCACGTCCCCCGACTGCTCGCCCCCGTCGCCGGGGAGTTCGAGTTCTCGAAGGGCTACTACGCCCGCGTCGAGAACAACCAGCTCTACGGCCGGCTGTTCCGACTGTTCTTCACGCCGCTGGTGCGCGCGCTCGACGACGAACACGACCACCCGTTCCTCGACTACCTCGACGCCTTCCGCTACGCGCTCGCCGGCGAGTTCGCCATGACCGCCGACCTCGCCCGGACCGTCCGCGCCCAGCGCGCCTTCGGGCTGGAGGTCGGGATGCTCTCTGACGCGTACGAGTACGCCGGTTTCGCTGGCACCGCACAGGTCGACCTCGGCCGGCACGAGCACGACCACCGCTCGGTGTCGGGGCCGACGGGGCTCTCGGACATGGCCGACCAGGTCGGACAGGCGCTGTTCAACGCGCTCGGCGACCACGGACTCGACCCCGACTTCGGGACGCTGCCCGACCGCTACCGCACGGCCGCCGACACCCTCGTCCGGCAGTACGCCGCCGACGCACGGTTCAACGGCCTCGACTACGACGTGGCGGGCGAGCGCGAGCAGGTCGACGCCTACGCCGGCTCGGTCCGCCCGCCCCGGACCGACACCCGGCTCCCCGCCTGGGACGACGTGGCGTTCTCGCCGGGGGACGTCGCCGCGGCCGCCCGCGCCGCCAGCGACGAACTGGTCGAATGA